From a single Mycosarcoma maydis chromosome 2, whole genome shotgun sequence genomic region:
- a CDS encoding putative E2 ubiquitin-conjugating protein, which translates to MATKRINKELVDLGRDPPSSCSAGPTGDNMFQWQATIMGPGDSPYAGGVFFLSITFPTDYPFKPPKVSFSTKIYHPNINSNGSICLDILRDQWSPALTISKVLLSICSMLTDPNPDDPLVPEIANLYKTDRQRYESTAREWTRKYAM; encoded by the coding sequence ATGGCTACGAAGAGAATCAACAaggagctcgtcgacctcggtCGCGATCCTCCTTCGTCCTGCAGCGCTGGCCCCACCGGTGACAACATGTTCCAATGGCAAGCAACGATCATGGGACCCGGCGACTCTCCTTACGCCGGCGGTGTCTTTTTCCTCTCAATCACTTTCCCCACTGACTACCCCTTCAAGCCTCCCAAGGTTTCTTTTTCCACCAAGATCTACCATCCGAacatcaacagcaacggcagcatCTGTCTCGACATTCTCAGAGACCAGTGGAGTCCAGCGCTGACCATCTCCAAGGTGTTGCTCTCGATCTGTTCGATGCTCACTGACCCAAATCCTGATGATCCGCTTGTTCCCGAGATCGCCAACTTGTACAAGACGGACCGTCAGCGTTACGAGAGTACTGCCCGTGAATGGACCAGAAAGTACGCCATGTAA